In the Gavia stellata isolate bGavSte3 chromosome 17, bGavSte3.hap2, whole genome shotgun sequence genome, aaaaaaaaaaacaaaaaagcaactaTTCTTCTACTCCCAAGAAATACAAGAAGTTCCATGAGAAGAGGGGGCACGAGCCTCATAAGGCAACTGCATAATATTATGCacataatgtttttttaatcctagCAACACAATTAAAGTGGAGAAAAAGCGACCCCTCCAGGAGAATGACACTTCAAAAACAGATTGCCTTATACCTGGTGTGAGAGGTGCTGACGGCCCCTTCAACCCTGTAGTTTCTACAATGCTGCCGTCTGTGTGAACCACTATGAGAGTGGCTTTTTCAGTATTCAAGCTGTCCCCAATTTGGAGGGCTGTTCTCCCAGACTGTAGAAGAAATAAAGAGTTTAAATTGATAGAGTTAAAATACCAATGTGTTTTAGTATTCCCCCAAGTCTTCTCAAAGGTACCCTAAAGCACCTATCAGCATGGCAGTTATCAGGTTAGTTTTCGAGGTTTCAGCCAACCAAATTAAACAGTTACATGTTCCAGGTCATCAGTTCCATTACGGAATGAGTATATGGGGGTGGAAAGGTAAAAAAACCTCTCCAAGtgataaagaaaaaactgtatGCCCCCCAGCTAATGGTTTTGCGGCTTAAAGCCTGTATACTGCAATGAAAACATATCTTTGACCTTACTACAGCTCAAACACAAACCAAGCTCTTCATTTACACCAAGAAAGTGCGTGGGACTTTGCTAAGGCCCTCAAATGAAAGGGCAGACTTACCAACACATGGCCTGAAATTGAAGCTGCATTTGCCACAGATGTAGTGAAAACATTGTCTGCGGAGGCACCAACGTTGGCTACTGTCACTGTGGTGACTTCTGAAATGTAAAACAGACATGAAGTTAATATTCTGCTGCATCCAGAGAGCCTGATAAACAGCTAAATGTCAAAAAGTATAAttgcatttccttcttccttcctattcaaaattgattttatttttcatgacaCCTTTAAGTTGTTATAAACACAAtcatactgatttttattaagCTTTGGGTTGAACATGCTTTAACCTCCTTGAGACCGTAACGGTAGTTATCAGCACGTGGTGAACGAAGGGTAAAACGAGTATTGCATCTGTACTAATAAAACCCAAACTGTGATGCTTTTTATTAAGAGGACTggcaaacatgaaaataaaaagaactgaCTCTCCCTCTGCCATATGTTAATTCCTAGGATGCCATTACCTGTACGCTTGGTGCAGTTAAAAACCGTCCCAAACTTACAGCCAAGTGTTTCTATGACGTAGAGCATATTTGAGTGCCCAGCTAGCATCAGAGGGTTTTCAGTGCCACACGTGGGGTATGGGTGAAAAACAACGGTGACGCTCACGTGGAGATACTGCTCTAAGTGTGAAGGGCTCGGACACTTTCTGCGCAGCACAACTCGGCGTGTTTCAGGGCGCTTTGTTAATGGGACACGGGGCCAGAGTAATTTTAGATGCACAGAGGCACCTTTTGCTCATTTTACTTCACTGGGGCGAAAACAGCATGTCGTGTAACAGGAGAGTGTCGTTTTGTAAGAGTCTGGCAGCAACTCACGCCTCAGCCCGGCCCTGCCCTTTCTTCACTGCACCCCCTGAGGTAAACGTACGCCGGACAGGCGGGAGCGGTGCAGGCAGAGGGCCCGGGGGCCAGCGGCCGGGCTGCCGGCTCCAGCCCCGTGGCTGCGGGGGCCGAGGGGGCAGGGAGCCGGAGCTcccgggcagggcgggcggGACGGGAGGGCGCCGGTGCCGGGGCTGAGGCGAcggggctgaggggagctgCGCATGCGCACTCCGCCCGCCCTGACCTGCgaaggcggcggcggcctcGTCGGCGCTCGGCAGGGGCTCGGCTCCCATCTCGATGTGCTCGGCCTCTGCCGCCATCACTGTCACCGCCGTCACCtgcgccgccgcctcctcctcctcctcgggcTCCGGCTCCGCCTCCGACTCCGAGGCCGCCGCTtgcggcggctgctgctgctgctgctcgggTCCTTCCGCggccgccgcagccgccgccgccgccactgCGGCTGCCGCCGCCACTGCCGCCGCCTCTGCTAAGCCCAGCTGCTTCGCCGCCGAGTCGGCGTCCTCCATCcgaggcgggcggggggagccgaGCCCGCCCGAGCGGGCCCCAAggcccgccgctccccccgcgAGCGCCCGCGGGGGGGTAGGGGGACGCGAGGTGGGGGGGGGCCGGCTCTCCGAGGTCACTCGAGCGCTCTTCGGCGGGCTGTCGAGCGGTGCCGAGCTCGCCCGAGCGTTTCCGAAGGTGTTCCCCGGGCGGAATCGAGCGGTGCCGAACCGATTCCGATGGTGCCCGAAGTGTCCCGAGTCTTTCCAGGCCTCGTCCGAAGGCGACCGATGGTTCCCGACGAGCGGGGCCCACGTTTCCTGCCGGCTGGCCAATCCCAAGGCAGGACGCAGCCGAGCCCGGCCGAGTCCGTAGAAGCGCGGCCCGAAGCGATACCTGACAGATCGGGTGGGGAACCCGAGCCCGCCCGAACAGGGCCGAGTCCCCGAGCGGTCCGGCCCAGAGGGTCGAAGAATCCCGAGCTCGCTCGAGTCTTTTCCGATCCTGCCCGAAGGCGGGTGAGGCGGGCGCGAGGAAAGCCGAGCTGTGCCGAGTCCTCTCCGATCGCGCCCGAATTCCCCTTCGCCGGCCCGAACGGAGACGCCCGAACGGGCAGTGCCCGAATCCACCCGAAAGCGACCGAACCGGGCCGAGCGCTCCGATCCTACCCGAAGGCagggggggcggggagagggCAGCGAGCTCCTCCCAGGCGCGCGCGGACGAACAGTCGCGGCGCACAGGCTGCCGGGACGCTGGAGGACTggcaggcggcgggggcggggcgccAAGATGGCCGTTGTGAGGCGAGGTGAGCGGCGCGTTGCCATCGATACCGAGAGCCCTCTCCCCCGTGTCCCGGCGGGGCGGAGGGTGCCCGGGGGTGGCGGTTTCCCACCGTGTTAGAGGTTACCTCTCGCCGCCCCAGGCGGGGGGACACGACGAGAGCGAGGCGGGGGCCGAGGTCGAGCTAGGCCTCGGCGCCGAGCCCAGCCCGACAGCCATATCGCGACAGCCGCGACACGCTGAGGTAAATCCCGGCACCTGCGGGCCCTGTGTCAGCGTGACAGGGGCTTGACGCTTGTGCGGGCTGAGGAGCACCGTTATCCGCAGGCAAATCGCTTTCCTGAGGCTGAGGGACGCCCCTTGAAAATTCAAGTCTTTGCTTCAAATTATGAACCACTGGgattcagagaaagaaaaaaaaacttcttcatTACTGTGGTCAAAATGATTCATTTCCACTTCTTTCAAAGATGTCAAAGGTTTTCCCCCCAAAATGTAAAAGCCCCGGGTAGACTGGTTTTGAAAGCTTTGGCTTGAACAATTAGCGTCTGCCCAAGTCCTAAAAACAAGTTTGTGTAATGAGGCGCACTGGGTAGCGTTAACGATAGCTGCTGCTCGCTTTTAATATCGttttggcattaaaaaaaatcaaaccagtttTTTAGAAAACGGGCCGTGTTCCAAGTAAGCATGCACAGCATCACTGACGATCGTTTCTAAAATCTAATAGCGGCCTGGATAAATAGTCATGCTTATGTTGTCTAAAACACTTAACTGGAGCATGGTCTGTAGTTGTTATCTACAAAACCGTCCAGGAAAATTGTCAGGATTTGGTTAAAGGGCTGTCTGAGAGCAGGACTTGTAGCAGAGGCATGCAGACCTGCAGACTCCAGCCACGCTGCTGCGCTCCTAAGGATCAGTTTGGGTACGTGAGCAGCTCGGAAAGACTCAGGCTCACAATCCATACTCATCCCAAGTGCAAATACCTTGTTGCCTGGGAGTTACCCTCCTACGTTAAAAAATTAGCTGGAAACAAGTGGTGTtacactttgttttcttctggacCGTACAAGCTTTCCAATAGGCAGAAATCAGGTGCCAAGCTGCGCGCAGTGGAAAGTCACCACGCCAGGTCTCACTAACACAAATGCCCCCCTTAGCAGAACgctgttcttgctgctgcaAGTTTGTGTGCttcatttaaatgctttaaaattgttactgtgcttttttttttcctgtgccagAATGCTcactttcaatttaaaaatccCCCAGCAGCAATGCAGACTTCATTAATCCTAGCAGTGAGCTGATCTCAGGGCGTTGGGATTAGCAGCCTTGCTGTTACACCTGAAATTTTAATTCAGCTGGCATAATGATGACTACTTAGCTGCAGTATTCCTTTCACGGGCGTGTTGTGGGGTTTAAATGTTTAACCCGTGTGAAATGTCCCCTGTTGCTCAGGGGGAGGCAGCATGTTCTAAGTAATAGCAGCTACCAAACCCCTCCTTGGAACAGGTGCAGGAATGTGGTCAGTGCCCTCTTGTGGAAAATTacttaaacaaaaagaaagtttaaaaataaagttgggGAACTGCCATTAGGGAATTCGCTAGGGGTTGCCTGTACGGTAAAATCGCACTACTCCAATTATACCACTGGCATCACGGCAGCGTAGCTGCCCAGCATGGATGAGGCTACGCCGGTATAGCTTAGTGTTTGGTTATACAGAAAAAGTTCGTATCCGGACACTTCTTGCAGAATAATAACACGTTTGCACATGCAGTTGTGGTATTTCAAATTAACGCCCTACTTCACAGtctaaaataactttaaaatggAGACATCTCCTTATGGCTGCGCAAGAACGGAAGGACATCGTCTTGACACAAGGCGTTATTTTTGCATGAGGATTTATACCGGCGTGTAAatacaaacatgtttttaacCATTAGTCACTGCAGAACACTGCAGATGTGTAATGAGACCTTTAACTCCCAttctgcaaaaagaaagcaagcattcATCAAAACGCGTTTTGGCTAAGTCCTAACGAGTCTGTTAGGAGCCTGTAGTCCCTTTACAGAAAGTGGAGAGGAGATGAAGCCCGTCCAAGAGGCATTTCACATCACAGTATGAATCACCTTCTAAAACTGCTTGCCTATTTCCACCACGTTCCCAAATTGGATACCTTAATTAGGTGCCTAAAGTTAGTGGGGATTAATTTGGGTCCAACTGCATAAAACTATTAGGTGATGAGGACATTAACCTCAAGAAGCCCAGAGATGAGGATGGTGAGGTGAGTATGTCCCACTGATTTGATGATGGTGTCTCTGAGAAGATGGATGAAATGGCTTTTTAGAGATGGTTTTGCTCTCCGTGCAACAGAGATCCTAACTTTTCAATTCCTCATGTGTCTGAAAGAGGCTAAGAATATTAATGAGTTACTTAAGAGGTACTTTAGTAGGTCAGTGCCATCATGTTGCAAGGGaattttatctgtgtttttgcagaaaaaaagaaaaaagaaaaatgtattggTTAGCTTACAGAAAATACTTGGTATGATTTCTGTGGGTGATCGGAACATATTAAGGTTTTACATAGAATGACTTTGCTTTTGAAGGGAACCGGTTTGGAAGGATGTTGTTTAGAGGAACTGGGGAGCCCTGTGCTCTACATGTACACTTTCTCACAATTCAAAACCAAATGGTACATTCTGGTTCCCTTGTACGTTTCCCTTGTTCCTGCATAGTTAGAGGGGATGAAGTGTCATCTGCTGTGAAAGGACAGGATAAACAAGTTCTAGGTAATGCCTGTGTACTTCTTCATGTTTTGAAAGAGATGGATTGCTTGGTGAAAGTGACTTTTCACAATAGGGATTTCCCCCAATTAGTTTAGAATTcatgtatttgaaaaagttatttttggaACCTGAACTGCATGATCTGAGAAAATAGTAAGTCTTCcagtgaactgaaaaaaaaatttctacaaGCATGCTTGGCCTCTCCAGTAACATCAGTTGTTTGAATGTTTCTGCAGCACTTTCAGTAAATATTTagacttattttcttctttttattttttccttctcaacGGAAAGGAAGAACTTCATCAGTCGTATCCTTTTTGTACTTTCATCCCTCACATGTGGCAATCTTCAAGAAGACTGGCTGAAATGCATGCACATCTTCCTGCCTAAGAAATCCGCACGATGCTATTTTTGCGTTACTCTCTGAGTTTTCCATCATCAGCACCATTCATAGGAAGCAAAACCggtaaaacatttcttccaagGGAAGATTTTTCCGCAGCATTAGCTGGGGTTTAGCAGAGATGTTGCCCTGATCGGCTCCCACTCATGCAGAAACCCCTTCAACCCACCCTGCAGTCTTGACAGAGGGCTGGCAGCCACATTTTATGATCACCTAACTCTCCTTTCCTTAGGAAGCAGGGCTAAAAATTGGATTTGTGGACTGATGGGCACAAACCCCATGCAACACACCTCACAGACAGCTGACGCAGCCAACAAGAGGTAGTAAAAGCAGCTTTCAGTAGTACTTCCTCTTCTCTCACGTTAATTCACCCTACCTTTACTCCTGCCAAGATCTAAGTCACCTCCTAAGAGGAGACACCCTTGGCTTCAGAGATTTCCATACTTAGAACCTATCTAGTAATTTTTTGCTCCACCTTCCTTCAactggaaaaacacaaaaacctggTTCTGTTTTAATACAATGAGGTGCTCTGGGAACTGGAATACATCCGCTGCGTGTGGGTGGGTGCTCCGTTCAGAAACTGGATGGGCATTTCCTGTAAAAGGTGCCTGGGATGAAGTCCCTGCTTGGAGATATTCAGGGAATTTGAGAAGGgctgggggagagaggggagaatAAGGAATATTTGGAGTATAAAAAGAGAGATGTGGAAATAATGAAAGCTGCCCTGACAACTTCCTTACATAAATTACATTGTCTTATTTAAGGCTAAGAAAGGCATTTGGTGTAATTTGGTTATCAAAAACACATATGAATGGCTAAGCTTTCTGGATTCTTGGAGCCACATTCCAGCTTCTCCGTGTGGTGGTGAACCCCAGGACGTCCTACGCGTGTCTCCTGTATTGCATTAATAACTGTGCCTCAAGAGAAAACGATTCCTTCAGTATGTATGTACCCACTCTATAGGAATCATACCTCTCCATAGGGGTGGGTGGGCTCTTGAAGACATCTGACTGCGAGGTGCCTCCTATAAAGCAGGCATTTCCACTCCTGCTGCAGTCAGAGAGGGAGCCAGCACAGTTTAACACCGGACAGTAGTTCATCCCACCCCGCTCGGGAGCTGTTCGGCTAGGAGGGTTCCTATCTCCGCTGACTCCAGGGGGAGCGCAGAGGACAAATCCAGACTGGATGGGTAACTTTAGGATGGCTGTCATCTTGGGATGGCTACAGGTGAGATGAATCTCTCCTGAGCCTGCAATTTCTCGCTGTTTGTACGACAGTGTGTGCCATATTCCCTGTCCTTCAGGGGCACGTTGAGGATGTACTAAGGATGTGGAGCTCTCAAATAGCTTGGCAGAGGATCCACATAGACAAACAACTAGAGCTAAATATTATCTCCTAGCATACAACAGTTAGTTTTGTGAGCAGTGAATTAAGGAAGCCTGTTTCTTAGGAATTTACATCTCAAAGTTGAGCTCGTGGCCTTTCTCAGGCATGTAACAAACGCAGCACAGCTTTCAGACTTTCCATCTTGTGGGCAGTAATAGGGCCTGTCTGCTTCACAGAGCCACCTATTTTCAAAAACTTGGAGGAATGTGATGTATTGGAGTCTGCCAACCCTCTGTCAACTTGCTTAAGGCTGGCTAACAGGTATAGAAGTTGTTTGGAGAAATGTACACAGGCACACCCCCCCTCATTTCCTTAGGCTAACAAATACCCCACTACATACCAaataaagtgtttaaaaaaaggaaccTGAAACAGCAAGCTTTTATCCTAACTCTCGGTATTTGCAATCTCAAGTTACCTTCTGAACCCTACCCAGTAGGCCAGTCAGAGTTGAACCATTTAGTATAAAAAGGCACAGCGGTATATTTTGAAGTTACGGGGAAATGGCAATTTTATGAAATGGATCCCACTGCATTGCTATGAGAAATCCTTAACAACCGTTATCAGCTGTCATCTGTTCCTTTACAGATTCTACTTTACGTAAATGGGATTTATTACATCTTTTACTTCTTGGCAACTCTTGCAATGATTGTTTATAAAAGTAAGTTGCACGTATCCAAACACAGAAGTAAGCTGTGTGCTTATGACATGGTTGTGATTTGTCGCTATGCCTACTGTATTTTCCTGGCTTATTTACACTGTGTTATTCTACAGGTCAAGTTTTCAGTTATCCAGATGACTTTTTGGCTCCTGATCTTGCCTTGCTTTTCATTATGGCCATCCTTGAAGTGCTCCGATTATACTTGGGTATGTCATGTTATCACTGTGCCTTTTCAGTGGAATATAATCTTTAAACATTAATCATTCTGAAACTGAGTGTGTGTCAAAACATGCCAGTTTAGCAGACTAGCAGATATTTGGAGACTGTTGTTCATTTATGTCATTAAACTTTATCTGACTGATCACTAGATTTGGCCAGAGGGTCGAATAGAATTTGCTCTCATATGAAATATAATCTATAATGCCATTAAAAAACAATAGCTGGGTTGTCAGAAAGCAATAGAATTGGGACAGCTGGAATGCTGTTTACAAATGAGCGTGACTTGCGAGAATGAACATGTTGAAACACAGAGATTTCCATTCACTGAGGCGATACAGCTCCTTTCAACTGCGCCAGCAACGCACACAAGTAACCAAATGGCCGGAGCCTTGTGGAACAGGTAATGCTAAGGACGTCCCTGAGCAGTGTACAGCTGCCACCGTGACTACACCTTTTCCTTTCACTCCTTCGGAAGACACAGGCCAGTTCCATCATCTTTGTTTCACTAAGAACAGCGTAAAGGGCCTCCTGAGCCCTGTCCAgagcctgctaaaacttcataaattcctttttttaaaaaaaacaagttacTATTAAAATCTGTGCTGGATATTCCTCAGACATTTATGCAAGGTGGGTCTCTTGAATTCAGCTGACTTGCTGTAGGGGTGAATTTAGCCTGCTGCCTTAAAGCTCTCTGCATATGTTTGCTTGGAGCCTAGTAGATGAATAAAGAAGCGAGTTTCAAGTCTAATGTAGTTAAACAGCAAAATCTACTGAGACTAGCTTGGAAATAAGATGCAAGGAAGAGATAAGCGCAGCTTCTCCACAATGATAGTAATTTGAAATAGGAATAGATTAGCAGGGAGTATAGAAGATTCTATATTGCCTAAGATTTTAACATCAGAATTGGATGCTCTTAGATGTGCACCGCAGTCAACAAGTTGTCACACTAagtgcggggctggggggggactGGGGGAAAGTTTGATGGTTGACTAAGAAGCTGAGCGATCAGGATGGTCGCAGCTTCAGGACTGGTTATCTGTGGTGAGAAAAGGTAGGCGTCATGACTTTGAGTATCAACTGATTGCTCTTTATTTAGATGAACTTCAGTCGGCAAGAAATGGATTGTCCACTGGTGTTTGGGTTTGTTCTTGCATTTACTGACCGAGCCTTGATTCAGGCAGTATTTCATGTACTCTGAGCTGTAAGAACTAGAGCCTTTTTTTGAACAGGAATACTCTAGACTTGTGGCTTGTGATATTGTCAGAAGAAATCAAAGACTCATACcagttttttgtttccttcGAGGTTCAAAGGGTAACCTGACAGAAGAAGAGGCTCCATTAGGGCTCAGTCTTGTGATCACGGTTGGAAGTGTGATTCTGTCTGTGTATTTCCTGATGTGGCAAACCTACGTGCTGAAAGCAGACGTCATTATAAACGCGATTCTTCTCTTCACATACGGGCTTGAGTCAGTACTAAAGGTCAtagctgttgctgcttttgtcAGCTAAACCCTAGCAGTTTTCAACACGTTCTCAACACATTTGTTCTATAAAAGACTGGGTTTATATTTCAAATATGTAATTCTTTTGCATAGAAAAATCCTGTAAAACTTTCCtctgtttaaaatacaagtttttgAGGGGCAGAGATATCCCTGAGTGGTAGGTAAAATATCCTGTCTAGCAGCTGTGTTACACTACCTCATCAGTTAGCTTATTTATGGGCAAAGGCAAAAGATGATTCAGCAAAAACGCTTAATGCTGTGGTATTCATCAGGGATCGATACGAAATGCTTATTCCCGACACAGGATAGTAGCCAGTGCATCATCTGGCTGCATGCTGTTGAGATGATGTGAGTTTTCATGGCATAGCAGCAACGCACAACCAAAGTGACACAGAAACGAATCAGGCCAATGTAGTACGGACTCGTTTCTGCCTTACCACATACACTTTCGTGTTTGAGGgcacagtttctcttctgctctcATTTGTCTTTTCAGACCCCAGTGGTAATTTCCCTGACTTTAGTAGGGCAGTACCTGATTTATCCCAGTGGGAGAGAGTTGAATTGAGTTTTGCGCATACCCGGAGAGCTGAGCTACAGGGTTTCGGCAGCTGGTTCTTACTGACGCAGAGGCCGAAGGCAGTAGTGTGAGGTATGTTCGTTTAAGTACGGTGGCCTTAAGATGAGCATAAACATTCACCATTCGCTCACCCTTCTGTCCTATTTAAGAGTCCAACAGAATGTTGTCAGGTGTATTTCTACTTGGTGTTAAATGTGTTTATTGCCATGATTCTGCAAAAATTACTACACTCAAGCTTTGTCTTTTAAATGAAGACCTGTGTgcaatttcaggtttttttactttatcaGAATTACGTATGTATTAATGTAAAGCTTGGGgagtttgggggggttttgtaCAAGCAGGTTTTATATTCAGAATTtcctatttttgtatttatttattcaaataaatgATGTTTTAGATCTAAGAAGTGTTTGAAGTGCAGAGCATCGTGTTCAGATCCTAGGCTACAGCTGAGCTACACAAAGGAAGACCCGGGTGAGACTGGATGTGTGCAAAAGACTTTTCTggtcctcctgctgctgctgtataTAGGCCATTCTCCTGCACTGGGAAAGAGCGCCTGAGGTCCGCGCTGATTTGCACTAGCCAGGGGCTGAAAATACAGTGGTGCAGGCCCTGTACCgcctcagccctgctgctgttttctttccagtcatGGTAGAAGGGAACAAAAGACACAGAAGTTCCTGTGGAAGGGTCCCGTTTCATCCCTCGGTCATACCCAGGGAAGCCCCTCCAAGGCCAGGTAGCACCAGCTTCTGTCCAGGTTACGCTGCCCAGCAGTCAAAATCAAAACACACACGTTGGCACGAATCCCCTTGGGCCAGATCCTGTGAAGTCAGCGGCACAACCAACC is a window encoding:
- the TMEM80 gene encoding transmembrane protein 80; amino-acid sequence: MSYLRGTLVGKGRTSSVLSSVPLQILLYVNGIYYIFYFLATLAMIVYKSQVFSYPDDFLAPDLALLFIMAILEVLRLYLGSKGNLTEEEAPLGLSLVITVGSVILSVYFLMWQTYVLKADVIINAILLFTYGLESVLKVIAVAAFVS